A region from the Alphaproteobacteria bacterium genome encodes:
- a CDS encoding aryl-sulfate sulfotransferase, with protein sequence MKKISVSLSGHQTSITLEREFIDALHALAARAGKPIAQIINEIDCARAPDTNLSSAVRVWVLNQMILRIGTN encoded by the coding sequence ATGAAAAAAATATCTGTATCCTTGTCCGGTCATCAAACCAGCATCACCCTGGAACGCGAATTTATTGACGCCCTGCATGCATTGGCAGCACGCGCCGGCAAACCAATTGCACAAATAATAAATGAAATCGATTGCGCACGCGCACCCGACACCAACCTGTCGTCTGCGGTACGCGTATGGGTACTAAATCAAATGATATTACGCATTGGTACGAATTAA